A window from Vibrio orientalis CIP 102891 = ATCC 33934 encodes these proteins:
- a CDS encoding RNA recognition motif domain-containing protein, producing MSSNKSTLMIVALAVLGGIIFSQVAVSPALSFVLGVFASAFILKLSNTTIEQEQPNDPSTKTLYVGNLPYKANESHVKELFAKHGEVFAVRLMKDKRTGKRRGFGFVVMAATDAQTAIDALNEKDYMQRTLKVRIANDPKSQSENVELD from the coding sequence ATGAGTTCAAACAAATCGACCTTAATGATTGTCGCCTTAGCTGTATTAGGTGGAATCATCTTTTCGCAGGTTGCTGTGTCGCCTGCATTAAGCTTTGTTCTGGGTGTTTTTGCTTCCGCTTTTATTCTTAAACTTTCGAACACCACTATTGAGCAGGAACAACCTAACGATCCATCCACTAAAACATTGTATGTAGGTAATCTTCCATACAAAGCAAACGAGTCACACGTAAAAGAGTTGTTTGCTAAACATGGTGAAGTCTTTGCAGTGCGCTTAATGAAAGATAAACGCACAGGTAAACGAAGAGGCTTTGGATTTGTGGTGATGGCAGCAACTGATGCTCAAACCGCTATCGATGCTTTAAATGAAAAAGACTACATGCAACGCACTTTAAAGGTACGTATCGCCAACGATCCTAAATCGCAATCGGAAAATGTTGAACTGGACTAA